From one Streptococcus pneumoniae genomic stretch:
- the ftsA gene encoding cell division protein FtsA, with product MARDGFFTGLDIGTSSIKVLVAEHVNNELNVIGVSNAKSAGVKDGIIVDIEAAAGAIKTAIAQAEEKAGISIKMVNVGLPANLLQLEPTQGMIPVTSETKEITDVDVENVVKSALTKNMTPDREVITFIPEEFVVDGFQGIRDPRGMMGIRLEMRGVLYTGPRTILHNLRKTVERAGVQVENIVISPLAMTRSVLNEGEREFGTTVIDMGGGQTTVASVRGQELQYTNIYQEGGDYVTKDISKVLRTSQKLAESLKFNYGEAYVPAASEESFQVEVIGEVEPVEVTERYLAEIISARVRHIFEQIKQDLDRRHLLEFPGGIVIIGGGALLPGVVELAQEVFHVPVKLYVPNQIGIRNPAFAHVISLSEYAGNLADVDILAQAAVHGDESLRHKAIEFTRPVKVEERVNPLPSFTPPKAETMQPIADMEVNDAPVENLAEQEQPKEKLTDRVRHLLGNMFD from the coding sequence ATGGCTAGAGATGGCTTTTTTACAGGATTGGACATCGGAACAAGCTCGATTAAAGTCTTAGTAGCAGAACATGTAAATAATGAATTAAATGTTATTGGGGTCAGCAATGCCAAGAGTGCTGGCGTAAAAGATGGGATTATTGTTGATATTGAAGCTGCAGCGGGCGCAATTAAAACAGCGATTGCCCAAGCGGAAGAAAAAGCAGGGATTTCGATTAAGATGGTCAATGTTGGTCTGCCTGCAAACCTCTTGCAGTTGGAGCCAACCCAAGGGATGATTCCTGTGACCAGTGAGACTAAAGAAATCACAGATGTTGATGTGGAAAATGTGGTCAAGTCTGCTCTGACAAAAAATATGACTCCTGATCGTGAAGTGATTACTTTTATCCCTGAGGAGTTTGTGGTCGATGGTTTCCAAGGTATTCGTGACCCTCGAGGAATGATGGGGATTCGTTTGGAAATGCGTGGAGTTCTTTATACAGGACCTCGTACCATTCTCCATAATTTGAGAAAGACCGTTGAGCGAGCAGGTGTTCAAGTGGAAAATATTGTCATTTCACCACTTGCCATGACACGTTCTGTTTTAAACGAGGGAGAACGTGAGTTTGGAACGACTGTCATTGATATGGGGGGCGGTCAAACGACTGTTGCTTCTGTCCGTGGTCAGGAATTGCAATACACAAATATCTACCAAGAAGGTGGCGATTATGTCACTAAAGATATTTCAAAAGTTCTTCGTACTTCGCAAAAATTGGCAGAAAGCTTGAAATTTAACTACGGTGAGGCTTATGTGCCAGCTGCTAGTGAGGAATCCTTCCAAGTAGAAGTAATTGGTGAAGTGGAGCCAGTTGAAGTGACAGAACGCTACTTAGCAGAGATCATTTCAGCGCGTGTTCGTCATATTTTTGAACAAATCAAGCAAGATTTGGATCGTAGACATCTATTGGAATTCCCAGGAGGGATTGTGATTATCGGGGGTGGTGCTCTCTTACCAGGTGTGGTAGAGTTGGCTCAAGAAGTCTTCCATGTTCCAGTAAAACTCTATGTGCCAAATCAAATCGGTATTCGTAATCCTGCTTTTGCACATGTGATTAGCTTGTCAGAATATGCAGGAAATTTGGCGGATGTGGACATTTTGGCTCAAGCAGCAGTTCACGGAGATGAAAGTCTTCGCCATAAAGCGATTGAATTTACACGTCCAGTAAAAGTTGAAGAACGTGTAAATCCATTGCCAAGCTTTACACCACCAAAGGCAGAGACCATGCAGCCAATCGCTGATATGGAAGTAAATGATGCTCCGGTGGAAAACTTAGCAGAACAAGAACAACCAAAAGAGAAATTAACAGATCGTGTCCGTCATTTATTGGGCAATATGTTTGACTAA
- a CDS encoding FtsQ-type POTRA domain-containing protein, with amino-acid sequence MTKKPKKQKEKKKSQEKPAEEREASIEGLSEWQRLNREYREKKAREENEQKKEIKEQQTIRLKGEDELFDEETAESDEEVRDLEQEFEPESEVDGQEESEEAEPIMTLVSDDVSEDLETEELPKKARKKRLKKEKKEVKERIEREHILRALPVLFFASVFFLTSLYFLTPYAMLKNITVSGNKEVTQKQILDASKIDQRDYTLTTFLHQRDYAQSITDSNPWIKETKLTYQFPVNFHIQIKENTIAAYSYSAEQYYPVLTSGEELPTPVDAEGMPESFIRLDFSDKSMLRSFIKQLLVLPETVTAKIGSVQHTPSKATPDLLTINMVDGNTVFVPLADLSKKLVYYDKIQAQLTPPSTVDMEIGIFSYLTTPPEKTEEAAPREEETVSPQEDVN; translated from the coding sequence ATGACGAAAAAACCAAAAAAACAAAAAGAGAAAAAGAAATCTCAAGAAAAACCAGCTGAAGAACGAGAAGCGAGTATTGAAGGATTGTCAGAATGGCAACGCTTGAACCGAGAATATCGAGAAAAAAAAGCGCGTGAAGAGAACGAGCAGAAAAAGGAGATAAAAGAGCAGCAAACCATCCGCCTAAAAGGGGAAGATGAGCTGTTTGATGAAGAGACAGCAGAAAGTGACGAAGAAGTCAGGGACCTGGAGCAAGAATTTGAACCTGAGTCAGAAGTAGATGGGCAAGAAGAGAGTGAAGAAGCTGAACCGATCATGACCCTTGTCTCTGATGATGTGTCTGAGGATTTAGAGACAGAAGAACTTCCTAAAAAAGCGCGTAAAAAACGTTTGAAAAAAGAAAAAAAAGAAGTCAAAGAAAGAATTGAACGAGAGCATATTCTCCGTGCCCTTCCTGTACTGTTCTTTGCGAGCGTATTTTTCCTTACATCGCTGTATTTTTTAACTCCCTATGCAATGCTTAAAAATATTACCGTTTCGGGAAATAAGGAAGTCACTCAAAAGCAGATTTTAGATGCTTCAAAGATTGATCAGAGAGATTATACCTTGACGACATTTTTACATCAAAGAGACTATGCACAGAGCATTACAGATAGCAATCCTTGGATAAAAGAAACCAAGCTGACCTATCAGTTTCCAGTTAACTTCCACATCCAAATTAAGGAAAATACAATTGCAGCTTATAGCTACTCAGCAGAGCAATATTATCCCGTTCTCACAAGCGGAGAGGAGCTACCGACACCAGTTGATGCAGAAGGTATGCCAGAGTCTTTTATTCGTTTAGATTTTTCGGATAAGTCCATGCTTCGCTCTTTTATTAAGCAGTTGCTTGTCCTACCAGAGACGGTGACTGCAAAGATTGGAAGTGTTCAGCATACGCCAAGCAAAGCAACACCTGATCTGCTGACAATCAATATGGTAGATGGCAATACAGTCTTTGTGCCTTTAGCAGACTTGTCTAAAAAATTGGTCTATTATGACAAGATTCAAGCGCAGCTAACACCGCCAAGTACAGTGGATATGGAAATCGGAATTTTCAGTTATTTAACAACCCCTCCTGAGAAAACAGAGGAGGCAGCACCTAGAGAAGAAGAGACTGTTTCGCCTCAAGAAGATGTTAATTAA
- a CDS encoding UDP-N-acetylglucosamine--N-acetylmuramyl-(pentapeptide) pyrophosphoryl-undecaprenol N-acetylglucosamine transferase, with protein MKKIVFTGGGTVGHVTLNLLLLPKFIEEGWEVHYIGDKKGIEYQEIKKSGLPVQFHGIATGKLRRYFSWQNLLDLFKVGWGIVQSLAILLKIRPQALFSKGGFVSVPPVIAARLLRVPVYIHESDLSMGLANKIAYKFATKMYATFEQAASLKKVEHVGAVTKIDNQKHVIPDKMAEIVAQFSRDLPTLLFVGGSAGAKVFNDFVTKHEELLTSQYNIINLTGDKDLETLAPHLYRTAYASDLYQPLLDVADVVVTRGGSNTIFELLAMSKLHIIVPLGREASRGDQIENADYFVKQGYAQKLDEEQLTMENLQDMVVELLTNKDYYEDTMQASQEIKSVDEFYHLLRKDMKE; from the coding sequence ATGAAAAAGATAGTATTTACAGGTGGAGGTACAGTGGGGCATGTGACCCTAAACCTCCTTCTTTTACCAAAATTTATCGAAGAGGGCTGGGAAGTCCATTATATTGGTGATAAAAAAGGAATTGAATACCAAGAAATCAAGAAATCTGGCTTGCCTGTCCAGTTTCACGGCATTGCTACGGGAAAATTACGTCGTTATTTTTCTTGGCAAAACTTGCTGGATCTGTTTAAGGTCGGTTGGGGAATTGTCCAGTCTCTTGCGATTTTACTGAAAATTCGCCCGCAAGCCCTCTTTTCAAAGGGAGGTTTTGTGTCAGTGCCGCCCGTTATTGCAGCTCGTCTGCTTCGCGTGCCTGTGTATATTCATGAGTCGGACTTGTCCATGGGATTAGCCAATAAAATTGCCTATAAATTTGCGACCAAGATGTATGCAACGTTTGAGCAAGCAGCTAGTCTCAAAAAAGTGGAGCATGTCGGTGCTGTGACCAAGATTGACAATCAAAAGCATGTAATACCAGATAAGATGGCAGAGATTGTAGCTCAGTTCTCAAGAGATTTACCGACGCTTTTATTTGTTGGTGGTTCAGCAGGAGCTAAGGTCTTTAATGATTTTGTGACCAAGCATGAGGAGCTTCTCACCAGTCAGTACAATATCATCAATCTAACAGGAGATAAAGACCTAGAGACTCTAGCTCCTCATCTCTATCGGACTGCGTACGCGTCTGACTTATATCAACCCTTACTAGATGTGGCTGATGTTGTAGTGACACGAGGCGGATCTAATACAATTTTTGAACTGCTAGCTATGAGTAAGCTCCATATTATTGTACCTTTGGGTAGAGAAGCTAGCCGTGGTGATCAGATTGAAAATGCAGACTATTTTGTCAAACAAGGCTATGCTCAAAAATTAGACGAAGAACAGCTGACAATGGAAAATCTACAAGACATGGTTGTGGAACTCTTAACGAATAAAGATTACTACGAAGATACTATGCAGGCCAGTCAAGAAATCAAATCAGTAGATGAATTTTACCATTTACTTAGAAAAGATATGAAAGAATGA
- the murD gene encoding UDP-N-acetylmuramoyl-L-alanine--D-glutamate ligase: MKIIHTFETKKVLVLGLAKSGESAARLLHKLGAIVTVNDGKPFEENPAAQSLLEEGIKVVTGGHPLELLDEDFAYMIKNPGIPYSNAMVQKALEKGIPVLTEVELAYLISEAPIVGITGSNGKTTTTTMIGQVLTEANQGGLLAGNIGFPASQVAQTATSTDTLVMELSSFQLMGIEAFKPQISVITNLMPTHIDYHGSFEEYVAAKWNIQKNMTADDFLVLNFNQELAKELAGKTKAQVVPFSTVEKVDGAYVDNGMLYFKEEAIMAASSIGVPGSHNVENALATIAVAKIRGVETAIIKKILMNFGGVKHRLQYAGDIKDVTFYNDSKSTNILATQKALSGFENSRVILIAGGLDRGNEFDELVPDIRDLKSMVILGESKERVKRAAQKAQVSYVEAEDIRDATKKAYALAEKGDVVLLSPANASWDMYANFEVRGDEFLAAIEELKG; the protein is encoded by the coding sequence ATGAAAATTATCCATACATTTGAAACAAAAAAAGTGCTGGTTTTAGGTCTAGCCAAATCCGGAGAGTCTGCGGCTCGTCTGCTTCATAAGTTAGGTGCGATTGTCACTGTCAATGATGGCAAGCCTTTTGAAGAAAATCCAGCAGCTCAGTCTCTTTTAGAAGAAGGCATTAAGGTTGTGACAGGAGGACATCCTTTGGAGCTTTTGGACGAAGATTTTGCTTATATGATTAAAAATCCAGGGATTCCATACAGCAATGCGATGGTTCAGAAAGCCTTGGAAAAAGGGATTCCTGTCTTGACAGAGGTGGAATTAGCTTATTTGATTTCAGAAGCACCAATCGTGGGAATTACAGGGTCAAACGGGAAAACGACGACAACGACGATGATTGGTCAAGTTTTGACAGAAGCAAATCAAGGCGGTCTTTTGGCTGGGAACATCGGTTTTCCAGCGAGTCAAGTGGCACAAACAGCTACGTCGACAGATACCTTAGTTATGGAGCTATCGTCTTTCCAGCTGATGGGGATTGAAGCATTTAAACCACAGATTTCCGTTATCACCAATCTCATGCCAACCCATATTGATTACCATGGGTCTTTTGAAGAGTATGTGGCTGCTAAGTGGAATATCCAAAAAAATATGACGGCTGATGATTTTCTTGTGTTGAATTTCAATCAAGAATTAGCTAAAGAATTGGCAGGAAAAACCAAGGCTCAGGTCGTTCCATTTTCAACTGTGGAAAAGGTCGATGGGGCTTATGTGGACAATGGTATGCTTTACTTTAAGGAGGAAGCTATCATGGCTGCGTCTAGTATCGGAGTTCCAGGTAGCCACAATGTCGAAAATGCCTTGGCAACTATTGCGGTTGCGAAAATTCGTGGTGTGGAAACAGCCATCATTAAAAAGATTTTGATGAATTTTGGGGGTGTCAAACACCGCTTGCAATATGCAGGCGACATCAAAGATGTTACTTTCTATAACGATAGTAAATCAACGAACATCTTGGCGACCCAAAAAGCTCTGTCTGGTTTTGAGAACAGTCGCGTGATTTTGATTGCAGGGGGCTTAGATCGTGGCAATGAATTTGATGAATTAGTCCCAGATATTCGTGACTTGAAATCCATGGTGATTCTAGGAGAATCAAAAGAGCGCGTTAAACGTGCTGCACAAAAAGCGCAAGTGAGTTATGTAGAGGCTGAAGATATTCGAGATGCGACCAAGAAAGCCTATGCTTTAGCTGAAAAAGGCGATGTTGTTTTACTCAGCCCAGCCAATGCCAGCTGGGATATGTATGCGAATTTTGAAGTGCGTGGCGATGAGTTTCTCGCTGCGATTGAGGAATTAAAAGGATAA
- a CDS encoding DUF3165 family protein: MVYLIIGILILLFYLFAMPKSIKGTLNVVTAVVLLVSLMILLVLAIFQIFLLPAEFFLSIPLAALAYYAMRDVARLPQKEKKFFVFPKLRKRRF; the protein is encoded by the coding sequence ATGGTCTATTTGATTATTGGAATTTTGATTCTCTTATTTTACCTCTTTGCCATGCCAAAGAGTATCAAGGGCACTTTAAATGTGGTGACAGCCGTTGTTCTTTTGGTCTCTTTGATGATCCTTTTGGTCCTAGCGATTTTCCAAATCTTTCTCTTGCCTGCGGAGTTTTTTCTCAGTATCCCTCTTGCTGCCTTGGCTTATTATGCCATGCGGGATGTGGCTCGCTTGCCCCAAAAAGAGAAAAAATTTTTCGTTTTTCCAAAACTAAGGAAGAGAAGATTCTAA
- the typA gene encoding translational GTPase TypA, with the protein MTKLREDIRNIAIIAHVDHGKTTLVDELLKQSQTLDERKELQERAMDSNDLEKERGITILAKNTAVAYNGTRINIMDTPGHADFGGEVERIMKMVDGVVLVVDAYEGTMPQTRFVLKKALEQNLVPIVVVNKIDKPSARPAEVVDEVLELFIELGADDDQLDFPVVYASAINGTSSLSDNPADQEATMAPIFDTIIDHIPAPVDNSDEPFQFQVSLLDYNDFVGRIGIGRVFRGTVKVGDQVTLSKLDGTTKNFRVTKLFGFFGLERREIQEAKAGDLIAVSGMEDIFVGETITPTDAVEPLPILHIDEPTLQMTFLVNNSPFAGREGKWVTSRKVEERLLAELQTDVSLRVDPTDSPDKWTVSGRGELHLSILIETMRREGYELQVSRPEVIVKEIDGVKMEPFERVQIDTPEEYQGSVIQSLSERKGEMLDMIATGNGQTRLVFLVPARGLIGYSTEFLSMTRGYGIMNHTFDQYLPLIPGEIGGRHRGALVSIDAGKATTYSIMSIEERGTIFVNPGTEVYEGMIIGENSRENDLTVNITKAKQMTNVRSATKDQTAVIKTPRILTLEESLEFLNDDEYMEVTPESIRLRKQILNKGEREKANKKKKSAE; encoded by the coding sequence ATGACAAAATTAAGAGAAGATATTCGCAATATCGCTATCATCGCCCACGTTGACCATGGTAAAACAACCTTGGTTGATGAGTTGCTCAAGCAATCTCAAACCCTTGATGAGCGTAAAGAACTGCAAGAGCGTGCCATGGACTCAAACGATCTTGAAAAAGAACGTGGTATTACCATCCTTGCTAAAAATACAGCCGTTGCTTATAACGGTACTCGTATCAATATCATGGATACACCAGGACACGCGGATTTCGGTGGAGAAGTAGAGCGCATTATGAAAATGGTTGACGGGGTTGTGCTTGTTGTCGATGCTTACGAAGGTACTATGCCACAGACTCGTTTCGTATTGAAAAAAGCCTTGGAGCAAAACCTTGTGCCGATTGTCGTGGTGAATAAAATTGACAAGCCATCTGCTCGTCCAGCCGAAGTAGTTGATGAAGTGTTGGAGCTTTTCATTGAGCTTGGAGCTGATGACGATCAGCTAGATTTCCCAGTTGTGTATGCGTCAGCGATTAACGGAACGTCTTCTTTATCAGACAATCCAGCAGACCAAGAAGCAACTATGGCACCGATTTTTGATACCATTATCGACCATATCCCAGCGCCAGTGGATAACTCAGATGAGCCATTCCAATTCCAAGTATCGCTCCTAGATTACAACGACTTCGTAGGTCGTATCGGAATTGGACGTGTTTTCCGTGGGACGGTAAAAGTGGGAGATCAAGTAACCTTGTCTAAATTGGACGGCACTACAAAAAACTTCCGTGTTACCAAGCTCTTTGGTTTCTTTGGTCTTGAACGTCGTGAAATCCAAGAAGCAAAAGCTGGGGATTTGATTGCCGTATCTGGTATGGAAGATATCTTTGTCGGAGAAACAATTACACCGACAGATGCGGTTGAACCATTGCCCATTCTTCATATTGATGAACCAACGCTTCAAATGACCTTCTTGGTGAATAATTCTCCATTTGCAGGTCGTGAAGGAAAATGGGTGACTTCTCGTAAAGTGGAAGAGCGTCTTTTAGCTGAATTGCAAACAGACGTATCTCTTCGTGTAGATCCAACAGATTCTCCAGATAAATGGACAGTATCAGGTCGTGGAGAATTGCACTTGTCTATCTTGATTGAGACTATGCGTCGTGAAGGGTATGAGCTTCAAGTGTCTCGTCCAGAAGTTATCGTCAAAGAAATTGACGGTGTGAAAATGGAACCATTTGAGCGCGTGCAAATCGACACTCCAGAAGAATATCAAGGTTCTGTTATCCAAAGTCTTTCTGAGCGTAAGGGTGAGATGCTCGATATGATTGCCACAGGCAATGGGCAAACTCGTTTGGTCTTTCTTGTACCAGCTCGTGGTTTGATTGGATACTCTACGGAGTTTCTATCTATGACACGCGGTTATGGAATTATGAACCATACCTTTGATCAGTACTTACCACTTATTCCAGGGGAGATTGGTGGACGCCACCGTGGTGCCTTGGTTTCTATTGATGCTGGTAAGGCAACGACTTACTCTATCATGTCTATCGAAGAGCGTGGAACGATTTTTGTCAATCCAGGAACAGAAGTTTATGAAGGGATGATTATCGGTGAAAACTCTCGTGAGAATGACTTGACCGTTAACATTACCAAGGCAAAACAAATGACAAACGTGCGTTCTGCAACCAAGGACCAAACAGCTGTCATTAAAACACCGCGTATCTTGACCTTGGAAGAGTCTCTTGAGTTCTTGAATGATGATGAGTACATGGAAGTTACACCAGAATCTATTCGTCTTCGTAAGCAAATCTTAAACAAAGGTGAGCGCGAAAAAGCAAACAAAAAGAAAAAATCTGCTGAATAA
- a CDS encoding helix-turn-helix domain-containing protein — MSFGDLVRKCRLDRGWTKEDLCGDESQLSVRQLTRLESGASKPTLAKIEFLASRLGIPTYQLMTDYVDLPQEYLDKKYVALRWASFGDRKKLDEIVLAIEDIAEQFYEILPEDERVMIWLLRCRMKMCKEQIVGERTPIFDDYFEQVKRRDWYSINDLLLLQVYFLACQLQSSLFEVSLYTHIVDRVIEQEEHIPVKDWFLLRDLIIAILTAGLEFQVEYKAKELVKTLERMMDMTQDYQKKVIVDLLKWKVALFMEQAESEAKKSYHEAYHFAKQLGDDYLLKQIEQEWEQDWKLFS, encoded by the coding sequence ATGAGCTTTGGAGACTTGGTTCGTAAATGCCGTTTGGATAGGGGATGGACGAAAGAAGACTTGTGTGGTGATGAGAGTCAGCTTTCTGTTCGACAGTTGACTCGCCTAGAGTCAGGCGCCTCAAAACCAACATTGGCTAAAATTGAATTTTTAGCATCGCGCTTGGGAATTCCGACGTATCAACTGATGACGGATTATGTAGATTTACCCCAAGAGTATCTAGATAAGAAATATGTGGCTTTGAGATGGGCAAGCTTTGGAGATAGGAAGAAGCTAGATGAGATTGTACTTGCCATTGAGGATATAGCTGAGCAATTTTATGAGATTCTTCCTGAGGATGAGCGTGTGATGATTTGGCTGCTTCGTTGCCGCATGAAAATGTGTAAAGAACAGATTGTCGGAGAGCGGACACCGATTTTTGATGATTATTTTGAGCAAGTGAAACGCCGAGATTGGTACAGTATAAATGATTTGCTGCTACTTCAGGTGTATTTTCTGGCTTGCCAGTTACAGTCATCCTTATTTGAGGTATCCCTATATACTCACATTGTCGATCGGGTGATTGAGCAAGAGGAGCATATTCCTGTTAAGGATTGGTTTTTGCTTAGGGATTTAATCATCGCCATTCTCACTGCTGGATTGGAGTTTCAGGTAGAGTATAAGGCCAAAGAGCTAGTGAAGACTCTTGAGCGAATGATGGACATGACTCAAGATTATCAGAAAAAAGTCATTGTGGACTTACTAAAATGGAAAGTGGCTCTGTTTATGGAGCAAGCGGAGTCAGAAGCTAAAAAATCTTACCATGAAGCCTATCATTTTGCCAAGCAGCTAGGAGATGACTATTTGCTCAAACAAATTGAACAAGAGTGGGAGCAGGATTGGAAATTGTTTTCTTAA
- a CDS encoding rhodanese-like domain-containing protein, which yields MNWILLAILVGVVAWMTFNYFRVRKAAQVVGNETFASLIRTGQLIDVRDASEFQVKHILGARNIPSSQFKLSMNALRKDKPVLLYENSRGQRVMNAALALKKAGYKEIYILSYGLDSWDGKVKKS from the coding sequence ATGAATTGGATTTTACTAGCTATTTTAGTGGGAGTTGTAGCATGGATGACCTTTAATTATTTTCGTGTGAGAAAGGCGGCGCAGGTCGTAGGCAATGAGACTTTTGCGAGTCTGATTCGTACAGGGCAGTTGATTGATGTCAGAGACGCGTCAGAATTTCAAGTCAAACACATTTTGGGAGCTAGGAATATCCCTTCTTCCCAATTCAAACTTAGCATGAACGCACTACGCAAGGACAAACCAGTTCTTCTATATGAAAATAGCCGTGGTCAACGTGTTATGAATGCAGCTCTTGCTCTTAAAAAAGCAGGATACAAAGAGATTTATATCCTTTCTTACGGCTTAGATAGCTGGGATGGCAAGGTGAAAAAGAGCTGA
- a CDS encoding YqgQ family protein: protein MKTLYDVQQFLKGFGLIIYMGKRLYDIEMMKIELERIYDAGLVDKLTYLEAELILRREHRLELEYEEKKGVKKR from the coding sequence ATGAAAACACTCTACGATGTGCAACAATTCCTAAAAGGCTTTGGCTTGATTATCTATATGGGCAAACGCTTGTATGATATTGAAATGATGAAGATTGAGCTAGAGCGGATCTATGATGCTGGCTTGGTCGATAAATTGACCTATTTAGAGGCAGAGTTGATCTTGCGCAGGGAACATCGACTAGAGCTAGAGTATGAAGAGAAAAAAGGAGTCAAAAAGCGATGA
- a CDS encoding Dps family protein, with amino-acid sequence MNTTKQAPAADVATFSKTVADKLPQTKAVLNQAVADLYTARIALHQVHWYMRGQGFLVWHPKMDEYMDSLNEHLDEISERLITLGGAPYSTLSEFIKHSKIEEEVGSFEHTMEENLTRVLSIFCYLVSLFQEGLDATDEEGDDVTNGIFSDAKGEIEKHIWMIAAELGQAPGL; translated from the coding sequence ATGAACACAACAAAACAAGCCCCAGCAGCAGATGTGGCAACATTTTCAAAAACCGTAGCTGACAAACTTCCTCAAACTAAGGCAGTCTTGAACCAAGCCGTAGCCGATCTTTACACAGCTCGTATCGCTCTTCACCAAGTTCACTGGTATATGCGTGGACAGGGTTTTCTTGTATGGCATCCTAAAATGGATGAATATATGGATTCCTTGAATGAACACTTGGATGAAATCAGCGAACGCTTGATTACACTTGGTGGAGCCCCTTATTCAACCTTAAGTGAATTTATCAAACACAGCAAGATTGAAGAAGAAGTCGGTAGCTTTGAGCATACGATGGAAGAAAACTTGACGCGTGTCCTTTCAATTTTCTGCTATCTGGTTAGCCTTTTCCAAGAAGGATTAGATGCGACAGATGAAGAAGGTGACGATGTGACTAACGGTATCTTTAGCGATGCTAAAGGTGAGATTGAAAAACATATCTGGATGATTGCCGCAGAGCTAGGACAAGCACCTGGTTTGTAA
- a CDS encoding prepilin peptidase has product MIHLYFFVVGSIAASFLGVVIDRFPEQSICFPASHCDACKKQLKARDLVPIFSQVFNRFHCRFCGQAIPIWYAVFECLGGFLTLAASYGILSISEVILLFMSLTLSIYDSKHQEYPLLVWLFFQLPLWVIAPFNLWSLLFLVISCLAQVIPIGIGAGDFLFLASATAIFSLTEILLMLQIACLLGLATFIFQKKKDRLAFIPYLSIGVWIILMIKLLLLSRY; this is encoded by the coding sequence ATGATTCATTTATATTTCTTTGTGGTGGGCAGTATTGCTGCTTCCTTTTTAGGGGTGGTCATCGATCGCTTTCCTGAACAGTCAATTTGCTTTCCTGCAAGCCATTGTGATGCTTGTAAAAAACAGCTCAAAGCAAGAGACTTAGTACCAATCTTCTCTCAAGTTTTCAATCGTTTTCACTGTCGTTTCTGTGGTCAAGCTATTCCAATTTGGTATGCAGTCTTTGAATGCCTGGGTGGTTTTCTTACTCTCGCTGCGTCATATGGCATTCTCTCCATCTCTGAAGTCATTCTTCTATTTATGAGTTTGACTCTCAGTATCTATGATAGCAAGCACCAAGAATATCCTTTGCTAGTCTGGCTCTTCTTTCAACTTCCTCTTTGGGTCATAGCTCCTTTCAATCTCTGGAGTCTTTTATTTCTCGTGATTAGCTGTTTAGCTCAAGTAATTCCGATTGGGATTGGAGCAGGAGACTTTCTCTTTTTAGCTTCGGCAACGGCGATTTTCTCACTAACAGAGATTTTACTCATGCTACAAATCGCTTGTCTTCTGGGGCTTGCGACCTTTATCTTCCAAAAAAAGAAAGATAGGTTAGCCTTTATTCCCTATCTTTCCATTGGTGTATGGATCATTCTTATGATTAAGTTGCTACTGCTTAGCAGATACTGA
- a CDS encoding VanZ family protein, protein MWRKWFKNGEVTKEARRWVQRATLVYIFLLVLMCFTPQVSDGIETPGIEHFGRVVVLLTPFNSFIRLGEITSIWQLGKVILQNIMNVFLLFPLIIQLLFLYPSLRHKKRIIWLSFLMSLGIELTQVFLDIFFDANRVFEIDDLWTNTLGGYLAYWAYRQLRKRSVSAKQ, encoded by the coding sequence ATGTGGAGGAAATGGTTTAAGAATGGGGAGGTTACGAAAGAGGCAAGAAGATGGGTTCAAAGAGCGACTCTCGTCTATATCTTTCTCCTTGTGCTCATGTGCTTTACACCGCAGGTATCAGATGGTATCGAGACGCCTGGAATTGAGCATTTTGGGCGCGTGGTTGTCTTATTGACCCCCTTTAATTCCTTCATTCGCTTGGGTGAAATCACTAGCATTTGGCAGCTGGGCAAGGTCATTTTGCAAAATATCATGAATGTCTTTTTGCTGTTTCCCTTGATCATTCAGCTCCTTTTCTTGTATCCGTCTTTGAGACATAAAAAGCGGATTATCTGGCTTAGTTTTCTCATGAGTTTAGGGATTGAGCTGACACAGGTTTTCTTGGATATTTTCTTTGATGCCAATCGGGTTTTTGAAATCGATGATCTCTGGACCAATACCTTGGGTGGTTATCTAGCCTATTGGGCGTATCGTCAACTGAGAAAAAGATCAGTATCTGCTAAGCAGTAG